The Solirubrobacter pauli sequence AGCCCCGAACAGCTGCAGCATCGCCAGGTCGACCTCGCGATGCCCGCCGTACGCGGCGGGGTCGATCAGCCACGCGCGGCCGGCTCGGTCCCAGTGCACGTTGCCGCTCCATAGGTCGCCATGGATGCGCGACGGTGGCTCGGCCGGCCCGGCGAGGTCGGCGATCCGGTCGCAGACGGCCTCGACGGCGCGGGTGCCGGCCGCGGACAGCCCCGCCTGGGGCAGGAGCGGGAGCACTCGCCGCGTGGCGTAGAAGGTCGGCCAGTCCGCGCACGGCTCGTTCGAGAGCTCGAGCCGCCCCACCTTCGTCATGTCCCCCAGTGGCGTCGCGCCCCAGTCGTCCGCGCCCGCCGCGTGGACCTCGGCCAGACCCGCGCCGAGCGCGGCGGCATCGCCGCGGCCACCCTCGTCGACCCAGTCGAGCACGAGGACGTCGTCGGCCACGCCCAGCACGTCGGGCACGCGCAGCGCGCCCGGCTCGGCGAGCCAGCGCAGGCCCGCGGCCTCGGCCGCGTACTCGCCCGGCTGCGGATGCGCGCGCGTCTTGACGAACCCGAACGACTCGTCCTCGAACTGGACCTTGTACGCCTCGTTGATGTCGCCGCCGGCGATCGGTTGCAGCGACCGGACCGTGCGGCCGGTTACGGCCTCAACGGCGGATCTCATCGAGCAGCCCGCGGCAGGCCGCCTCGACCTGGTCCAGCACGGTCTCGAAGCCCTGCGGGCCGCCGTAGTACGGGTCGGGCACGTCGAGATCGGGCGCGCCGGCCGAGGCCGGATCGAACTCGCGCAGCAGCCGCGCCTTCGCCGCCGACGCCTCGTCGGGAGCGATCGCCCGGATGCCGGCGAGGTTGTCGCGGTCCATCGCCAGCAGGTAGTCGAAGTCCTCGAAGTCGTCGACGGTGATCTGGCGCGCGGCACCGTCGAGCGTGACGCCGCGGGCGCGGGCCGCCTCGGTCGCGCGCCGGTCGGGCGCGTCGCCCGCGTGCCAGTTGCCGGTGCCCGCGCTGTCGATGACGATCTCGTTCTCGAGGCCGGCCTCGCGCACGAGGTGGCGCATCACGCCCTCGGCCGTGGGCGAGCGGCAGATGTTCCCCATGCAGACGAAGAGGATGCGGGCCTCAGGCATCGCGCGATCCTACGCGGGTGACGGCCTTGGCCGCGCAGCGGGCGCCCGCCGCAAGCGCGTCGGCGGCCATCCCGTGCGGCCAGACGCTGAGGAAGCCCGCCGCGAAGGCGTCGCCCGCGCCGGTGGTGTCGACCACCTCGTCGACGGGCACGGCGCGGCCGACGACGGTTTCGACGCCGTTGGTCCAACGCGCGCCGTTGGCGCCGAACTTGACGACGACCTCGGGCACGTCGATCTGCGGGCCGAGCACGACGGCCTCGTCGGCGTTGGGCAGGAGCAGGTCGATCGGGGCGATCCGCTGGAGGAAGACCGGGTCGTTGCCGAGCGGCGCCGAGGACGCCGGGTCGACGCTGATCTTCATGCCCGCCTCCCGCGCGCGCTCGATCGCGGTGAGCGCCGCCGAGCGGGAGCCGGGGCGCAGAAGGGCGTAGCCGGAGACGTGCAGGACGTCGCCCTCCAGGGGCGGCAGGTCCTCGACGGCGAGCGCGTCGTTGGCGCCCGGGTCGGGCAGCATCGTCCGCTCGCCTCCCGGCGCGACCAGGACGACGCACGTGCCGGTCGCGTGCTCGGGGTCGCGCACGACCTGCAGGTCCACGCCGTCGAGGCCGCTCAGCGCGACGGGCGCGAGCGCGTCCGTGCCGACTCGCCCGACGAGCGTCACCTCGACGCCCGCCTTCGCCAGCCACGACGCCACGTTCGCGCCCCCGCCGCCGGGCAGCAGCGAGACCCGCGCCGCCGTGTCGCTGCCGAGCGCGAGCGACGTCGACTGCACCGCGACGACGTCGACGTTGAGGTCGCCGAGGACGACGACCTTCGTCACAGCGCCGCGGCGATCTGCGCCGCCAGCGTGGCGTTGCGCAGGACGAGGCGGACGTTGGCGCGCAGGCTCTCGCCCTCGGTCTGCGAGTGGAAGCGCTCGAGCAGGAACGGCGTCACGTCGCGGCCGGTCACGCCGGCCGCCGCGGCCGCCTCCAACCCCTCGCGCAGCACACGGTCGTGCAGGTCGGCGTCCATCGGCTCGTCCAGCGGGTTGGCGACGACGACCGAGCCCGGCGCGCCGACCTCCTCCCGCGCCCGCAGCACGTCGGCGACGCCCTGCGGCGAGTCCACGCGCCAGGTGATCGGCACGCCACTCGACTGCAGGTAGAAGGCCGGGAACGTGTCCGTGCCGTAGCCGAGGACGGTGACGTTCAGCGTCTCCAGCCGCTCGAGCGTGGCGGGGATGTCGAGGATCGACTTCACACCCGCGCACACGACGCAGATGCCGACCCGCGCGAGCGTGCCGAGGTCGGCCGACTCGTCGAACGTCGAGGCGGCACCGCGATGGACGCCACCGAGCCCGCCCGTGGCGAAGACGCGGATGCCGGCACGCTCGGCGAGGTGCGAGGTGGCGGCGACGGTGGTCGCCCCGTCCTCCCCGCGCGCGAGCACGGCGGGCAGGTCGCGCACACCGCACTTGGCGACTTCACCGGAGGCCGCGAGCGCTTCCAGCGCCGCGTCCTCGAGGCCGATGTGCACCTCGCCGGCGAGGATCGCGATCGTGGCCGGCACGGCGCCGTGGGCGCGCACGACGGCCTCGATCTCCCGCGCGACGCGCAGGTTGTCCGGCCGCGGCAAGCCGTGGGCGATGATCGTGCTCTCGAGCGCCACGACCGGACGACCGGCCGCGAGCGCCTCCTGGACTTCTGGCTTCACGCGCACGCGAAGCACGTTAGCCCGCGACGCCGGCCGACCCGCCGCGGGGAGCGGGCGGGCCGGCCGGGGGACAGCGCCGCGGCTAGTTGTCGGCCCGGTCCTCGGGGTCGTCCTCGGCGAGGATCTTGTAGAGCGACCGGCGGGCCTCGGCCAGGATCTTCTTGGCCTCGTCCGTGTGGCCGGCGGCGGCGACCTGCATGGCCGCGGCGCCGACCTGGAAGAGGACGCCGCGCAGGTCCATGACGTTCTCGTCGACGCCGCCGGTGGCGGCCTCGAACGGATCGCCGAGCTCGGCGCGGTTGCCCTCGACGTAGGTGCGGCCCTCGTCCGTGAGCTCGAAGGCGCGCTTGCCCTCGAACTCCACGGCGCGGACCAGGCCCTCGTCCTCGAGCTGCTGGAGCGCCGGGTAGACCGAGCCGGGGCTCGGCTTCCACAGGCCGTCCGTGCGCCGCTCGATCTCCTGGATGAGCTGGTAGCCGTTCTGCGGGCCGCCCTCGATCAGGAGCAGGAGCGCCGCGCGCACGTCGCCGCGACGGGCACGTCCGCCGCGCCGCCCACCGTGCGGGCCGCCGCGATGCCCGCCCGGGCCACCGGGCCCGAAGAACATCGCCTTGAACAGGCGGGGGTCGCCCCACGGCGGACCTCCGCGCCCGCCACCCGTCATGAACGCGATGAGCTCGTCGAGCCCACGCGGACCGCGGTCGTGGCGGTGGTGCTGGCGGCCTCGAGGACCGCAGAGATCGGAAGCAGATGCTGCGTACATGGGTTCTCATTCCCTTCTTCGATGTGTTGCGATGCGTCAAAGATATATCGCGATAGTCATTCTGTCAAGCGTGACCTCGCGGACCGCCGCGTCCGTACGCTGTTGAGAGCCCATGGCCGACTCCCCACCCACCTCCCGCATCGCCCGCACCCGTCGCTTCGGTGGCCTCGTCGCGGGCCAGGGCCTGCGCTGGGCGGGCACCCGCGCCGCCAACGCGCTCCGCAGCGACGAAGCCGCCGACGTCGCGACCGGCGAGCGCGCCGCCGCCACCGCCCGCGAGCTCGTCAAGCAGCTCGGCCAGATGCGCGGCGCGGCCATGAAGATCGGCCAGGTGCTGAGCACGGTCGAGTTCACGGCGATCCCGGAGTCCGAGCGCGAGGAGTTCAAAACGACGCTCGCCTCGCTGCGCGACGACGTCCCGCCGCTGCCGTTCAAGGCGATCGAGCGCCTCCTCAAGGAGGAGCTCGACATGCCGGTGAGCGAGGCCTTCGCCGACTTCGAGCCCGAGGCGTTCGCCGCCGCCTCGATCGGCCAGGTGCACCGCGCCACCACCAAGGACGGCAAGGCCGTCGCGGTGAAGGTGCAGTACCCGGGCATCGCGGAGGCGACGGAGACCGACCTGCGCAACATGCAGATGCTGTTCCCGCTGATCCGCCGGCTCGCGCCCGGCCTCGACGTGGACGCGCTGGCCGGCGAGCTGCGCGAGCGCATCTCCGAGGAGCTCGACTACGAGGTCGAGGCCCAGCACCACCGGGCGATGGAGCGAGGCTGGCGAGGGCACCCGTTCGTCTTCATCCCGCCGGTGAACACCACGCTCAGCCGCCGGCGCGTGCTCGTCACCGAGTACATGGCCGGCCGCCGGTTCGACGTCGTCAAGGCGCTGCCGGACGAGGACCGCGATCGCTTCGGCGAGATCGTCTTCCGCTTCTTCTTCGGCACGCTCAACCACCTGCGCCGCGCCGCCGGGGACCCGCACCCGGGCAACTACCTCTACCTCGAAGACGGCCGCGTCGGCTTCCTCGACTTCGGCTTGATGCGGGTCGTCGACGCCGACTACCTGGCGTCCGAGCGCGTGCTCGCGCAGGCCATCACACGCAATGACGCCCCGGCCGTGAAGGCCCAGCTCGCCTCGCTCGGCTATCTCCCGCGCCCCGACGACTTCGACGCCGACGCGCTCCTCGGGCAGCTGCGGATGCTCGCCGAGTGGTACCTGGAGCCGGGCCACCGGCGGCTCAGCTCGGCCTACGTCGCGCAGATGATCGAGGAGGGCTCGTCGCCGCGCTCGCCGTACTTCGCGCAGATGCGGCGGCAGACCGTGCCCCCGCAGGCGCTGTTGATCCGGCGCATGGAGAGCCTCGTGCTGGCGACGCTCGGGGACGTGCGTGCCGCCGCCGACTGGCACGCGCTCGGCGCGGAGTACTGGGAGGACGCGCCGCCCAGCACGCCGCTGGGCGAGCAGGACGCCGCCTTCTGGGCCAGGTAAGGTCGCGCGAGCATGCTCGCCACCGCTCTCGCCTCCGTCGCCCTGCTCCCCGGCCTCTTCACGCCCACCGTGGCGGAGGTCAAGCAGGACACCAAGCTGCCGATCCTCCTGCCCTCGACGTTGACGACGAACGAGACGCAGGAGCTGTTCGCGACCGGCGAGGGTGAGGCGCGCCGCTACCAGTTCATCGTCAGCACGGTGGACGACTGCACGGGCGCGGCGTGCTCGACCGCGTACTTCGGTGCGAGCAAGGGCGGATCGGTCTACGGCGATCGCAAGGCGACGCTGGCCAACGGCCGCAAGGGCCGCTACCTGCCGATGAGCTGCGGCGCCTCGTGCTCGCCGCCGTCGGTCGTGTGGAAGGAGCGCGGCGTCGTCTACGAGATCTCGGCCGACGCCACCCGGGCGCAGCTCGTGCGGATGGCGAACTCGGCGATCAAGCGGGGGCCGCGATGACCGTCCGCGCCGCTCCGCTCTCAACCCCCCTGGGAGTCCAGGACGCCGCTTTCTGGAGCCGGTAGGTTGCGGCGCACATGCTCGCCGCCACGCTCGCTTCCGTCGCCCTGCTGCCCGGGCTGCTGACGCCCACCGTCGCCGAGGTCAAGCAGAAGACCACGATCCCGGTCCTGCTGCCCTCGACGTTCCAGCACAAGGGCAGGCTGTTCGCGAACGGCATCGGGGACCCGAGCATGTACCGGATCCAGCTCACCAGCACGAAGGACTGCCAGGCCAACTACTGCTCGGTCGCCTGGTTCACCGCGGAAGCGGGCATCCAGCTCCGCGGCGGCAAGGCGATCACGCTCGCGAAGGGGCGCAAGGGTCGCTACTGGCCGATGAGCTGCGGTGCCTCCTGCGCCCCCGCGAGGATCTCGTGGCGGGAGCAGGAGACCGGCATCGTCTACGGGATCGAGTCGGGCAAGAGCCGCAGCCGCCTCGTGACGCTGGCGAAGTCGGCGATCAAGCGGGGGCCGCGATAGCCCCGGCTTCGGCGTCCGCCGCGGCCAACACCGCGACGAGCAGCCCGGGGAAGCGCAGCTCCACCTCGTCGCGCCGCAGCGCGACGTAGCGGTGCGTGCCCTCGGCGCGCGTGCGCGTGAGCCCCGCCTCGCGCAGCACCTTGAAGTGATGCGAGCGCGTGGCCTTCGACACGCCGACGTCACAGGCGCCGCAGCTGGCCTCGCCGCGCACGGCGAGCTCGCGCACGATCGCGACCCGCACCGGGTCGCTCAGCGCGGCCATCATCGCCGCCAGGGTCACATCGTCGAGTTGCGGTTCATCGAAGTGCATCGTTCGATGACCATCGTACCTCGTCAGAGGCCGAGCTCACGTACTCCGAGCTCGTCGGCGCCCAGATGGTGCGCCAGCTCGTGGCGCACCGTGCGCGTGACCTGGTCGCGCAACAGGTCCGGGTCGTGCCCGAAGTCCCGCAGCAGCGTGTCGCGGAAGATGATGATCCGGTCGTGGTAGTTGTCGCGCGCCACGGTGTCGCCCTGGTAGAGCCCGTAGGCGCGCACCTTGTGGCCCTTGTCGGAGATCACGACCGGGACCCGCTCGAGCGCCTTGATCAGCAGGTCCGGCAGGTCGTCGAGCGCCTCCTGGACGAGCGTGTCGAAGTCGTCCGGGTTGAACGGGTCCAGCTCCAGGAACTCGCCCTCGTCCGGCTCGGCGGCCAGGTTCTCGCGCGCCAGCCGCTCCGACCGGATCACGATCCGCTCGAACTCGGCCTCGCTCTCGGGGTCCTGGTAGTTGGCCATGCGCGAGACCACGAGGCCGATGACCAGCGCCGCCACGCCGCCCGCGGTGACGATGATCCCGAGCACCTCGAGCGCGCGCAGCCAGCCCTTCTGCGAGAGCCCACCCTGCACGAACACGGCGACGGTGAGCGCCACCGCGGCGCAGATGACGAAGGAGAAGGCGATCCGTCGCCCGGCGGGCAAGCGCGAGAGCATGTCATCCAGGCTACCGGAGGGTGCGCGCGATCACGAGACGCTGGATCTCGTTGGTCCCCTCGTAGATCTGCGTGATCTTGGCGTCGCGCATGTAGCGCTCGACCGGGTACTCGTTCACGTAGCCGTAGCCGCCGAGCACCTGCACGGCCTCGACGGTGACCGCCATCGCCGTGTCCGAGGCGAACAGCTTGGCCATCGCCGAGTACTTGCCGCGGTCCGCCTCGTGCCGGTCGATCTTGGCGCTCGCGCGGTACAGCAGCTCGCGCGCGGCCGCCGTGCGGGTCTCCATGTCGGCGAGCTTGAACTGGATGCCCTGGAACTCGGAGATCGGGTTGCCGAACTGCCGGCGCTCATTGGCGTAGGCGACGGCGTGGTCGGTCGCGCCCTGGGCGATCCCGACGGCCTGGGCGGCGACGCCGAGCCGCGAG is a genomic window containing:
- a CDS encoding fructosamine kinase family protein → MRSAVEAVTGRTVRSLQPIAGGDINEAYKVQFEDESFGFVKTRAHPQPGEYAAEAAGLRWLAEPGALRVPDVLGVADDVLVLDWVDEGGRGDAAALGAGLAEVHAAGADDWGATPLGDMTKVGRLELSNEPCADWPTFYATRRVLPLLPQAGLSAAGTRAVEAVCDRIADLAGPAEPPSRIHGDLWSGNVHWDRAGRAWLIDPAAYGGHREVDLAMLQLFGAPGAAFFAAYEERHPLATGWRDRVALYQLFPLLVHAALFGGGYAASAERAARTYV
- a CDS encoding low molecular weight protein-tyrosine-phosphatase — encoded protein: MPEARILFVCMGNICRSPTAEGVMRHLVREAGLENEIVIDSAGTGNWHAGDAPDRRATEAARARGVTLDGAARQITVDDFEDFDYLLAMDRDNLAGIRAIAPDEASAAKARLLREFDPASAGAPDLDVPDPYYGGPQGFETVLDQVEAACRGLLDEIRR
- a CDS encoding carbohydrate kinase family protein; translation: MTKVVVLGDLNVDVVAVQSTSLALGSDTAARVSLLPGGGGANVASWLAKAGVEVTLVGRVGTDALAPVALSGLDGVDLQVVRDPEHATGTCVVLVAPGGERTMLPDPGANDALAVEDLPPLEGDVLHVSGYALLRPGSRSAALTAIERAREAGMKISVDPASSAPLGNDPVFLQRIAPIDLLLPNADEAVVLGPQIDVPEVVVKFGANGARWTNGVETVVGRAVPVDEVVDTTGAGDAFAAGFLSVWPHGMAADALAAGARCAAKAVTRVGSRDA
- a CDS encoding pseudouridine-5'-phosphate glycosidase → MRVKPEVQEALAAGRPVVALESTIIAHGLPRPDNLRVAREIEAVVRAHGAVPATIAILAGEVHIGLEDAALEALAASGEVAKCGVRDLPAVLARGEDGATTVAATSHLAERAGIRVFATGGLGGVHRGAASTFDESADLGTLARVGICVVCAGVKSILDIPATLERLETLNVTVLGYGTDTFPAFYLQSSGVPITWRVDSPQGVADVLRAREEVGAPGSVVVANPLDEPMDADLHDRVLREGLEAAAAAGVTGRDVTPFLLERFHSQTEGESLRANVRLVLRNATLAAQIAAAL
- a CDS encoding PadR family transcriptional regulator: MTGGGRGGPPWGDPRLFKAMFFGPGGPGGHRGGPHGGRRGGRARRGDVRAALLLLIEGGPQNGYQLIQEIERRTDGLWKPSPGSVYPALQQLEDEGLVRAVEFEGKRAFELTDEGRTYVEGNRAELGDPFEAATGGVDENVMDLRGVLFQVGAAAMQVAAAGHTDEAKKILAEARRSLYKILAEDDPEDRADN
- a CDS encoding ABC1 kinase family protein, which encodes MADSPPTSRIARTRRFGGLVAGQGLRWAGTRAANALRSDEAADVATGERAAATARELVKQLGQMRGAAMKIGQVLSTVEFTAIPESEREEFKTTLASLRDDVPPLPFKAIERLLKEELDMPVSEAFADFEPEAFAAASIGQVHRATTKDGKAVAVKVQYPGIAEATETDLRNMQMLFPLIRRLAPGLDVDALAGELRERISEELDYEVEAQHHRAMERGWRGHPFVFIPPVNTTLSRRRVLVTEYMAGRRFDVVKALPDEDRDRFGEIVFRFFFGTLNHLRRAAGDPHPGNYLYLEDGRVGFLDFGLMRVVDADYLASERVLAQAITRNDAPAVKAQLASLGYLPRPDDFDADALLGQLRMLAEWYLEPGHRRLSSAYVAQMIEEGSSPRSPYFAQMRRQTVPPQALLIRRMESLVLATLGDVRAAADWHALGAEYWEDAPPSTPLGEQDAAFWAR
- a CDS encoding ArsR/SmtB family transcription factor, translated to MHFDEPQLDDVTLAAMMAALSDPVRVAIVRELAVRGEASCGACDVGVSKATRSHHFKVLREAGLTRTRAEGTHRYVALRRDEVELRFPGLLVAVLAAADAEAGAIAAPA
- a CDS encoding metallopeptidase family protein; the encoded protein is MLSRLPAGRRIAFSFVICAAVALTVAVFVQGGLSQKGWLRALEVLGIIVTAGGVAALVIGLVVSRMANYQDPESEAEFERIVIRSERLARENLAAEPDEGEFLELDPFNPDDFDTLVQEALDDLPDLLIKALERVPVVISDKGHKVRAYGLYQGDTVARDNYHDRIIIFRDTLLRDFGHDPDLLRDQVTRTVRHELAHHLGADELGVRELGL